From the Equus quagga isolate Etosha38 chromosome 16, UCLA_HA_Equagga_1.0, whole genome shotgun sequence genome, one window contains:
- the RHPN1 gene encoding rhophilin-1 isoform X13, producing MWTWTGLRGADLGALWRGWHLLRGRNQGAGGPAAGHADTQPERGGPGAPHGLLQPALLPGRALRGPCQEPRAALPLVRLTHGGPSPAAGPGLREGQRALQHRCPPHPDWGSPGPLLSRGHQPCGRGLSEGCCLLRENFSRAPSPDMSPASLSMLEQLMTAQAQECVFEGLLLPAPTAPHNCLAQLYLAQEAAQVAAEYGLAHGTMAQPPIRDYVPFPWTTLVRVKAEYFRALAHYHAAVALCDGPLAAEEFPALEQVFLGLPASAEPQGPALLQEPEERRKLGKAHLKRAILGQEEALRLHAVCRALRRVDLLQAVLVQALQRSLAKYSELDLEDDFFEATEAPDILREQPAKTHKRPEIRAPSFSRVKVADIFHRLGPLSVFSAKNRWRLVGPIHVTRGEGGFGFTLRGDSPVLIAAVVPGGRAAAAGLQEGDYIVSVNGQPCKWWKHAEVVAQLKGVGDEGASLQVVTLLPSAEPPGTGDRRPALGGLLRSQKECGWEMPAPARASPRPLLGWGRKAKRGKTGERLSPAPHP from the exons ATGTGGACGTGGACCGGCCTGAGag GAGCTGATCTCGGGGCACTTTGGAGAGGATGGCACCTCCTACGAGGCCGAAATCAGGGAGCTGGAGGACCTGCGGCAG GCCATGCGGACACCCAGCCGGAGCGAGGCGGGCCTGGAGCTCCTCATGGCCTACTACAACCAGCTCTGCTTCCTGGACGCGCGCTTCGTGGCCCCTGCCAGGAGCCTCGCGCTGCTCTTCCACTG GTACGACTCACTCACGGGGGTCCCAGCCCAGCAGCGGGCCCTGGCCTTCGAGAAGGGCAGCGTGCTCTTCAACATCGGTGCCCTCCACACCCAGATTGGGGCTCGCCAGGACCGCTCCTGTCCCGAGGGCACCAGCCGTGCGGCAGAGGCCTTTCGGAGGGCTGCTG TCTGCTGAGGGAGAACTTCTCCCGTGCGCCGAGCCCCGACATGAGCCCTGCCTCGCTCTCCATGCTGGAGCAGCTCATGACCGCCCAGGCCCAGGAGTGTGTCTTTGAGGGCCTCTTGCTGCCGGCCCCTACCGCCCCCCACAACTGCCTGGCCCAGCTGTACCTGGCTCAGGAGGCTGCCCAG GTGGCAGCTGAGTACGGGCTGGCACACGGGACCATGGCCCAGCCACCCATTCGCGACTACGTGCCCTTCCCCTGGACCACCCTGGTGCGCGTCAAGGCCGAGTACTTCCGCGCCCTAGCCCACTACCACGCAGCCGTGGCCCTCTGTGATGGCCCCC TGGCAGCTGAGGAGTTCCCGGCACTCGAGCAGGTCTTCCTAGGGCTTCCAGCCTCAGCTGAGCCGCAGGGACCCGCGCTGCTGCAGGAACCGGAGGAGCGGAGGAAGCTCG GCAAGGCCCACCTGAAGCGCGCCATCCTCGGCCAGGAGGAGGCGCTGCGGCTGCACGCGGTGTGCCGTGCCCTGCGCAGGGTGGACCTGCTGCAGGCGGTGCTGGTCCAGGCGCTGCAGCGCTCGCTGGCCAAGTACTCGGAGCTCGACCTCGAGGATGACTTTTTCGAGGCCACCGAGGCCCCTGACATCCTGCGTGAGCAGCCAG CCAAGACACATAAGAGGCCGGAGATCAGGGCTCCCAGCTTCTCCCGGGTGAAAGTGGCTGACATCTTCCACCGGCTG GGGCCCCTGTCCGTGTTCTCCGCCAAGAACCGCTGGCGGCTAGTGGGGCCCATCCACGTGACCCGAGGAGAAGGTGGCTTTGGCTTCACGCTGAGGGGAGACTCGCCCGTCCTCATCGCTGCCGTCGTTCCAGGGGGCAGAGCTGCG GCGGCTGGCCTACAGGAGGGCGACTACATTGTGTCCGTGAACGGGCAGCCGTGCAAGTGGTGGAAGCATGCTGAGGTGGTGGCCCAGCTGAAGGGTGTGGGTGATGAGGGTGCCAGCCTGCAGGTGGTGACGCTGTTGCCCAGCGCTGAGCCACCTGGCACG GGGGACCGCCGGCCGGCCCTGGGGGGGCTTCTGAGGAGCCAGAAGGAGTGTGGCTGGGAGATGCCAGCACCTGCAcgagccagccccaggcccctccttGGCTGGGGCCGCAAGGCCAAGAGGGGCAAGACTGGAGAGAGGCTGtccccagccccacacccctGA
- the RHPN1 gene encoding rhophilin-1 isoform X11, with translation MWTWTGLRGVCTHVQGCRLARERRYYCPHDPPGAEGDQGAGLVHTPEGADLGALWRGWHLLRGRNQGAGGPAAGHADTQPERGGPGAPHGLLQPALLPGRALRGPCQEPRAALPLVRLTHGGPSPAAGPGLREGQRALQHRCPPHPDWGSPGPLLSRGHQPCGRGLSEGCCLLRENFSRAPSPDMSPASLSMLEQLMTAQAQECVFEGLLLPAPTAPHNCLAQLYLAQEAAQVAAEYGLAHGTMAQPPIRDYVPFPWTTLVRVKAEYFRALAHYHAAVALCDGPLAAEEFPALEQVFLGLPASAEPQGPALLQEPEERRKLGKAHLKRAILGQEEALRLHAVCRALRRVDLLQAVLVQALQRSLAKYSELDLEDDFFEATEAPDILREQPAKTHKRPEIRAPSFSRVKVADIFHRLGPLSVFSAKNRWRLVGPIHVTRGEGGFGFTLRGDSPVLIAAVVPGGRAAAAGLQEGDYIVSVNGQPCKWWKHAEVVAQLKGVGDEGASLQVVTLLPSAEPPGTGDRRPALGGLLRSQKECGWEMPAPARASPRPLLGWGRKAKRGKTGERLSPAPHP, from the exons ATGTGGACGTGGACCGGCCTGAGaggtgtgtgcacacatgtgcaagGATGCAGACTGGCCCGAGAG CGAAGGTATTACTGTCCCCATGATCCCCCTGGGGCTGAAGGAGACCAAGGAGCTGGACTGGTCCACACCCCTGAAG GAGCTGATCTCGGGGCACTTTGGAGAGGATGGCACCTCCTACGAGGCCGAAATCAGGGAGCTGGAGGACCTGCGGCAG GCCATGCGGACACCCAGCCGGAGCGAGGCGGGCCTGGAGCTCCTCATGGCCTACTACAACCAGCTCTGCTTCCTGGACGCGCGCTTCGTGGCCCCTGCCAGGAGCCTCGCGCTGCTCTTCCACTG GTACGACTCACTCACGGGGGTCCCAGCCCAGCAGCGGGCCCTGGCCTTCGAGAAGGGCAGCGTGCTCTTCAACATCGGTGCCCTCCACACCCAGATTGGGGCTCGCCAGGACCGCTCCTGTCCCGAGGGCACCAGCCGTGCGGCAGAGGCCTTTCGGAGGGCTGCTG TCTGCTGAGGGAGAACTTCTCCCGTGCGCCGAGCCCCGACATGAGCCCTGCCTCGCTCTCCATGCTGGAGCAGCTCATGACCGCCCAGGCCCAGGAGTGTGTCTTTGAGGGCCTCTTGCTGCCGGCCCCTACCGCCCCCCACAACTGCCTGGCCCAGCTGTACCTGGCTCAGGAGGCTGCCCAG GTGGCAGCTGAGTACGGGCTGGCACACGGGACCATGGCCCAGCCACCCATTCGCGACTACGTGCCCTTCCCCTGGACCACCCTGGTGCGCGTCAAGGCCGAGTACTTCCGCGCCCTAGCCCACTACCACGCAGCCGTGGCCCTCTGTGATGGCCCCC TGGCAGCTGAGGAGTTCCCGGCACTCGAGCAGGTCTTCCTAGGGCTTCCAGCCTCAGCTGAGCCGCAGGGACCCGCGCTGCTGCAGGAACCGGAGGAGCGGAGGAAGCTCG GCAAGGCCCACCTGAAGCGCGCCATCCTCGGCCAGGAGGAGGCGCTGCGGCTGCACGCGGTGTGCCGTGCCCTGCGCAGGGTGGACCTGCTGCAGGCGGTGCTGGTCCAGGCGCTGCAGCGCTCGCTGGCCAAGTACTCGGAGCTCGACCTCGAGGATGACTTTTTCGAGGCCACCGAGGCCCCTGACATCCTGCGTGAGCAGCCAG CCAAGACACATAAGAGGCCGGAGATCAGGGCTCCCAGCTTCTCCCGGGTGAAAGTGGCTGACATCTTCCACCGGCTG GGGCCCCTGTCCGTGTTCTCCGCCAAGAACCGCTGGCGGCTAGTGGGGCCCATCCACGTGACCCGAGGAGAAGGTGGCTTTGGCTTCACGCTGAGGGGAGACTCGCCCGTCCTCATCGCTGCCGTCGTTCCAGGGGGCAGAGCTGCG GCGGCTGGCCTACAGGAGGGCGACTACATTGTGTCCGTGAACGGGCAGCCGTGCAAGTGGTGGAAGCATGCTGAGGTGGTGGCCCAGCTGAAGGGTGTGGGTGATGAGGGTGCCAGCCTGCAGGTGGTGACGCTGTTGCCCAGCGCTGAGCCACCTGGCACG GGGGACCGCCGGCCGGCCCTGGGGGGGCTTCTGAGGAGCCAGAAGGAGTGTGGCTGGGAGATGCCAGCACCTGCAcgagccagccccaggcccctccttGGCTGGGGCCGCAAGGCCAAGAGGGGCAAGACTGGAGAGAGGCTGtccccagccccacacccctGA
- the RHPN1 gene encoding rhophilin-1 isoform X9, protein MWTWTGLRGVCTHVQGCRLARERRYYCPHDPPGAEGDQGAGLVHTPEAGRLQGRPAPALPLNQELISGHFGEDGTSYEAEIRELEDLRQAMRTPSRSEAGLELLMAYYNQLCFLDARFVAPARSLALLFHWYDSLTGVPAQQRALAFEKGSVLFNIGALHTQIGARQDRSCPEGTSRAAEAFRRAAGAFSLLRENFSRAPSPDMSPASLSMLEQLMTAQAQECVFEGLLLPAPTAPHNCLAQLYLAQEAAQVAAEYGLAHGTMAQPPIRDYVPFPWTTLVRVKAEYFRALAHYHAAVALCDGPLAAEEFPALEQVFLGLPASAEPQGPALLQEPEERRKLGKAHLKRAILGQEEALRLHAVCRALRRVDLLQAVLVQALQRSLAKYSELDLEDDFFEATEAPDILREQPAKTHKRPEIRAPSFSRVKVADIFHRLGPLSVFSAKNRWRLVGPIHVTRGEGGFGFTLRGDSPVLIAAVVPGGRAAAAGLQEGDYIVSVNGQPCKWWKHAEVVAQLKGVGDEGASLQVVTLLPSAEPPGTGDRRPALGGLLRSQKECGWEMPAPARASPRPLLGWGRKAKRGKTGERLSPAPHP, encoded by the exons ATGTGGACGTGGACCGGCCTGAGaggtgtgtgcacacatgtgcaagGATGCAGACTGGCCCGAGAG CGAAGGTATTACTGTCCCCATGATCCCCCTGGGGCTGAAGGAGACCAAGGAGCTGGACTGGTCCACACCCCTGAAG CTGGGAGACTCCAGGGAAGGCCAGCGCCTGCCCTCCCCCTCAATCAGGAGCTGATCTCGGGGCACTTTGGAGAGGATGGCACCTCCTACGAGGCCGAAATCAGGGAGCTGGAGGACCTGCGGCAG GCCATGCGGACACCCAGCCGGAGCGAGGCGGGCCTGGAGCTCCTCATGGCCTACTACAACCAGCTCTGCTTCCTGGACGCGCGCTTCGTGGCCCCTGCCAGGAGCCTCGCGCTGCTCTTCCACTG GTACGACTCACTCACGGGGGTCCCAGCCCAGCAGCGGGCCCTGGCCTTCGAGAAGGGCAGCGTGCTCTTCAACATCGGTGCCCTCCACACCCAGATTGGGGCTCGCCAGGACCGCTCCTGTCCCGAGGGCACCAGCCGTGCGGCAGAGGCCTTTCGGAGGGCTGCTG GGGCCTTCAGTCTGCTGAGGGAGAACTTCTCCCGTGCGCCGAGCCCCGACATGAGCCCTGCCTCGCTCTCCATGCTGGAGCAGCTCATGACCGCCCAGGCCCAGGAGTGTGTCTTTGAGGGCCTCTTGCTGCCGGCCCCTACCGCCCCCCACAACTGCCTGGCCCAGCTGTACCTGGCTCAGGAGGCTGCCCAG GTGGCAGCTGAGTACGGGCTGGCACACGGGACCATGGCCCAGCCACCCATTCGCGACTACGTGCCCTTCCCCTGGACCACCCTGGTGCGCGTCAAGGCCGAGTACTTCCGCGCCCTAGCCCACTACCACGCAGCCGTGGCCCTCTGTGATGGCCCCC TGGCAGCTGAGGAGTTCCCGGCACTCGAGCAGGTCTTCCTAGGGCTTCCAGCCTCAGCTGAGCCGCAGGGACCCGCGCTGCTGCAGGAACCGGAGGAGCGGAGGAAGCTCG GCAAGGCCCACCTGAAGCGCGCCATCCTCGGCCAGGAGGAGGCGCTGCGGCTGCACGCGGTGTGCCGTGCCCTGCGCAGGGTGGACCTGCTGCAGGCGGTGCTGGTCCAGGCGCTGCAGCGCTCGCTGGCCAAGTACTCGGAGCTCGACCTCGAGGATGACTTTTTCGAGGCCACCGAGGCCCCTGACATCCTGCGTGAGCAGCCAG CCAAGACACATAAGAGGCCGGAGATCAGGGCTCCCAGCTTCTCCCGGGTGAAAGTGGCTGACATCTTCCACCGGCTG GGGCCCCTGTCCGTGTTCTCCGCCAAGAACCGCTGGCGGCTAGTGGGGCCCATCCACGTGACCCGAGGAGAAGGTGGCTTTGGCTTCACGCTGAGGGGAGACTCGCCCGTCCTCATCGCTGCCGTCGTTCCAGGGGGCAGAGCTGCG GCGGCTGGCCTACAGGAGGGCGACTACATTGTGTCCGTGAACGGGCAGCCGTGCAAGTGGTGGAAGCATGCTGAGGTGGTGGCCCAGCTGAAGGGTGTGGGTGATGAGGGTGCCAGCCTGCAGGTGGTGACGCTGTTGCCCAGCGCTGAGCCACCTGGCACG GGGGACCGCCGGCCGGCCCTGGGGGGGCTTCTGAGGAGCCAGAAGGAGTGTGGCTGGGAGATGCCAGCACCTGCAcgagccagccccaggcccctccttGGCTGGGGCCGCAAGGCCAAGAGGGGCAAGACTGGAGAGAGGCTGtccccagccccacacccctGA
- the RHPN1 gene encoding rhophilin-1 isoform X8 has translation MWTWTGLRGVCTHVQGCRLARERRYYCPHDPPGAEGDQGAGLVHTPEGPPLRCGLAHVSWETPGKASACPPPQSGADLGALWRGWHLLRGRNQGAGGPAAGHADTQPERGGPGAPHGLLQPALLPGRALRGPCQEPRAALPLVRLTHGGPSPAAGPGLREGQRALQHRCPPHPDWGSPGPLLSRGHQPCGRGLSEGCCLLRENFSRAPSPDMSPASLSMLEQLMTAQAQECVFEGLLLPAPTAPHNCLAQLYLAQEAAQVAAEYGLAHGTMAQPPIRDYVPFPWTTLVRVKAEYFRALAHYHAAVALCDGPLAAEEFPALEQVFLGLPASAEPQGPALLQEPEERRKLGKAHLKRAILGQEEALRLHAVCRALRRVDLLQAVLVQALQRSLAKYSELDLEDDFFEATEAPDILREQPAKTHKRPEIRAPSFSRVKVADIFHRLGPLSVFSAKNRWRLVGPIHVTRGEGGFGFTLRGDSPVLIAAVVPGGRAAAAGLQEGDYIVSVNGQPCKWWKHAEVVAQLKGVGDEGASLQVVTLLPSAEPPGTGDRRPALGGLLRSQKECGWEMPAPARASPRPLLGWGRKAKRGKTGERLSPAPHP, from the exons ATGTGGACGTGGACCGGCCTGAGaggtgtgtgcacacatgtgcaagGATGCAGACTGGCCCGAGAG CGAAGGTATTACTGTCCCCATGATCCCCCTGGGGCTGAAGGAGACCAAGGAGCTGGACTGGTCCACACCCCTGAAG GGCCTCCCCTCCGCTGTGGTCTTGCCCACGTCAGCTGGGAGACTCCAGGGAAGGCCAGCGCCTGCCCTCCCCCTCAATCAGGAGCTGATCTCGGGGCACTTTGGAGAGGATGGCACCTCCTACGAGGCCGAAATCAGGGAGCTGGAGGACCTGCGGCAG GCCATGCGGACACCCAGCCGGAGCGAGGCGGGCCTGGAGCTCCTCATGGCCTACTACAACCAGCTCTGCTTCCTGGACGCGCGCTTCGTGGCCCCTGCCAGGAGCCTCGCGCTGCTCTTCCACTG GTACGACTCACTCACGGGGGTCCCAGCCCAGCAGCGGGCCCTGGCCTTCGAGAAGGGCAGCGTGCTCTTCAACATCGGTGCCCTCCACACCCAGATTGGGGCTCGCCAGGACCGCTCCTGTCCCGAGGGCACCAGCCGTGCGGCAGAGGCCTTTCGGAGGGCTGCTG TCTGCTGAGGGAGAACTTCTCCCGTGCGCCGAGCCCCGACATGAGCCCTGCCTCGCTCTCCATGCTGGAGCAGCTCATGACCGCCCAGGCCCAGGAGTGTGTCTTTGAGGGCCTCTTGCTGCCGGCCCCTACCGCCCCCCACAACTGCCTGGCCCAGCTGTACCTGGCTCAGGAGGCTGCCCAG GTGGCAGCTGAGTACGGGCTGGCACACGGGACCATGGCCCAGCCACCCATTCGCGACTACGTGCCCTTCCCCTGGACCACCCTGGTGCGCGTCAAGGCCGAGTACTTCCGCGCCCTAGCCCACTACCACGCAGCCGTGGCCCTCTGTGATGGCCCCC TGGCAGCTGAGGAGTTCCCGGCACTCGAGCAGGTCTTCCTAGGGCTTCCAGCCTCAGCTGAGCCGCAGGGACCCGCGCTGCTGCAGGAACCGGAGGAGCGGAGGAAGCTCG GCAAGGCCCACCTGAAGCGCGCCATCCTCGGCCAGGAGGAGGCGCTGCGGCTGCACGCGGTGTGCCGTGCCCTGCGCAGGGTGGACCTGCTGCAGGCGGTGCTGGTCCAGGCGCTGCAGCGCTCGCTGGCCAAGTACTCGGAGCTCGACCTCGAGGATGACTTTTTCGAGGCCACCGAGGCCCCTGACATCCTGCGTGAGCAGCCAG CCAAGACACATAAGAGGCCGGAGATCAGGGCTCCCAGCTTCTCCCGGGTGAAAGTGGCTGACATCTTCCACCGGCTG GGGCCCCTGTCCGTGTTCTCCGCCAAGAACCGCTGGCGGCTAGTGGGGCCCATCCACGTGACCCGAGGAGAAGGTGGCTTTGGCTTCACGCTGAGGGGAGACTCGCCCGTCCTCATCGCTGCCGTCGTTCCAGGGGGCAGAGCTGCG GCGGCTGGCCTACAGGAGGGCGACTACATTGTGTCCGTGAACGGGCAGCCGTGCAAGTGGTGGAAGCATGCTGAGGTGGTGGCCCAGCTGAAGGGTGTGGGTGATGAGGGTGCCAGCCTGCAGGTGGTGACGCTGTTGCCCAGCGCTGAGCCACCTGGCACG GGGGACCGCCGGCCGGCCCTGGGGGGGCTTCTGAGGAGCCAGAAGGAGTGTGGCTGGGAGATGCCAGCACCTGCAcgagccagccccaggcccctccttGGCTGGGGCCGCAAGGCCAAGAGGGGCAAGACTGGAGAGAGGCTGtccccagccccacacccctGA
- the RHPN1 gene encoding rhophilin-1 isoform X10: protein MCKDADWPESEGITVPMIPLGLKETKELDWSTPLKGLPSAVVLPTSAGRLQGRPAPALPLNQELISGHFGEDGTSYEAEIRELEDLRQAMRTPSRSEAGLELLMAYYNQLCFLDARFVAPARSLALLFHWYDSLTGVPAQQRALAFEKGSVLFNIGALHTQIGARQDRSCPEGTSRAAEAFRRAAGAFSLLRENFSRAPSPDMSPASLSMLEQLMTAQAQECVFEGLLLPAPTAPHNCLAQLYLAQEAAQVAAEYGLAHGTMAQPPIRDYVPFPWTTLVRVKAEYFRALAHYHAAVALCDGPLAAEEFPALEQVFLGLPASAEPQGPALLQEPEERRKLGKAHLKRAILGQEEALRLHAVCRALRRVDLLQAVLVQALQRSLAKYSELDLEDDFFEATEAPDILREQPAKTHKRPEIRAPSFSRVKVADIFHRLGPLSVFSAKNRWRLVGPIHVTRGEGGFGFTLRGDSPVLIAAVVPGGRAAAAGLQEGDYIVSVNGQPCKWWKHAEVVAQLKGVGDEGASLQVVTLLPSAEPPGTGDRRPALGGLLRSQKECGWEMPAPARASPRPLLGWGRKAKRGKTGERLSPAPHP, encoded by the exons atgtgcaagGATGCAGACTGGCCCGAGAG CGAAGGTATTACTGTCCCCATGATCCCCCTGGGGCTGAAGGAGACCAAGGAGCTGGACTGGTCCACACCCCTGAAG GGCCTCCCCTCCGCTGTGGTCTTGCCCACGTCAGCTGGGAGACTCCAGGGAAGGCCAGCGCCTGCCCTCCCCCTCAATCAGGAGCTGATCTCGGGGCACTTTGGAGAGGATGGCACCTCCTACGAGGCCGAAATCAGGGAGCTGGAGGACCTGCGGCAG GCCATGCGGACACCCAGCCGGAGCGAGGCGGGCCTGGAGCTCCTCATGGCCTACTACAACCAGCTCTGCTTCCTGGACGCGCGCTTCGTGGCCCCTGCCAGGAGCCTCGCGCTGCTCTTCCACTG GTACGACTCACTCACGGGGGTCCCAGCCCAGCAGCGGGCCCTGGCCTTCGAGAAGGGCAGCGTGCTCTTCAACATCGGTGCCCTCCACACCCAGATTGGGGCTCGCCAGGACCGCTCCTGTCCCGAGGGCACCAGCCGTGCGGCAGAGGCCTTTCGGAGGGCTGCTG GGGCCTTCAGTCTGCTGAGGGAGAACTTCTCCCGTGCGCCGAGCCCCGACATGAGCCCTGCCTCGCTCTCCATGCTGGAGCAGCTCATGACCGCCCAGGCCCAGGAGTGTGTCTTTGAGGGCCTCTTGCTGCCGGCCCCTACCGCCCCCCACAACTGCCTGGCCCAGCTGTACCTGGCTCAGGAGGCTGCCCAG GTGGCAGCTGAGTACGGGCTGGCACACGGGACCATGGCCCAGCCACCCATTCGCGACTACGTGCCCTTCCCCTGGACCACCCTGGTGCGCGTCAAGGCCGAGTACTTCCGCGCCCTAGCCCACTACCACGCAGCCGTGGCCCTCTGTGATGGCCCCC TGGCAGCTGAGGAGTTCCCGGCACTCGAGCAGGTCTTCCTAGGGCTTCCAGCCTCAGCTGAGCCGCAGGGACCCGCGCTGCTGCAGGAACCGGAGGAGCGGAGGAAGCTCG GCAAGGCCCACCTGAAGCGCGCCATCCTCGGCCAGGAGGAGGCGCTGCGGCTGCACGCGGTGTGCCGTGCCCTGCGCAGGGTGGACCTGCTGCAGGCGGTGCTGGTCCAGGCGCTGCAGCGCTCGCTGGCCAAGTACTCGGAGCTCGACCTCGAGGATGACTTTTTCGAGGCCACCGAGGCCCCTGACATCCTGCGTGAGCAGCCAG CCAAGACACATAAGAGGCCGGAGATCAGGGCTCCCAGCTTCTCCCGGGTGAAAGTGGCTGACATCTTCCACCGGCTG GGGCCCCTGTCCGTGTTCTCCGCCAAGAACCGCTGGCGGCTAGTGGGGCCCATCCACGTGACCCGAGGAGAAGGTGGCTTTGGCTTCACGCTGAGGGGAGACTCGCCCGTCCTCATCGCTGCCGTCGTTCCAGGGGGCAGAGCTGCG GCGGCTGGCCTACAGGAGGGCGACTACATTGTGTCCGTGAACGGGCAGCCGTGCAAGTGGTGGAAGCATGCTGAGGTGGTGGCCCAGCTGAAGGGTGTGGGTGATGAGGGTGCCAGCCTGCAGGTGGTGACGCTGTTGCCCAGCGCTGAGCCACCTGGCACG GGGGACCGCCGGCCGGCCCTGGGGGGGCTTCTGAGGAGCCAGAAGGAGTGTGGCTGGGAGATGCCAGCACCTGCAcgagccagccccaggcccctccttGGCTGGGGCCGCAAGGCCAAGAGGGGCAAGACTGGAGAGAGGCTGtccccagccccacacccctGA
- the RHPN1 gene encoding rhophilin-1 isoform X4 has translation MIPEERPDGPGAGDESVRLQAAGSVRKGCDPLAQTQRGRPQSRRARIHQQINKELRMRTGAENLYRATSNARVRETVALELSYVNSSLQLLKEELEELNSNVDVDRPESEGITVPMIPLGLKETKELDWSTPLKELISGHFGEDGTSYEAEIRELEDLRQAMRTPSRSEAGLELLMAYYNQLCFLDARFVAPARSLALLFHWYDSLTGVPAQQRALAFEKGSVLFNIGALHTQIGARQDRSCPEGTSRAAEAFRRAAGAFSLLRENFSRAPSPDMSPASLSMLEQLMTAQAQECVFEGLLLPAPTAPHNCLAQLYLAQEAAQVAAEYGLAHGTMAQPPIRDYVPFPWTTLVRVKAEYFRALAHYHAAVALCDGPLAAEEFPALEQVFLGLPASAEPQGPALLQEPEERRKLGKAHLKRAILGQEEALRLHAVCRALRRVDLLQAVLVQALQRSLAKYSELDLEDDFFEATEAPDILPKTHKRPEIRAPSFSRVKVADIFHRLGPLSVFSAKNRWRLVGPIHVTRGEGGFGFTLRGDSPVLIAAVVPGGRAAAAGLQEGDYIVSVNGQPCKWWKHAEVVAQLKGVGDEGASLQVVTLLPSAEPPGTGDRRPALGGLLRSQKECGWEMPAPARASPRPLLGWGRKAKRGKTGERLSPAPHP, from the exons ATGATCCCCGAGGAGAGGCCGGACGGCCCGGGCGCCGGCGATGAAAGCGTCCGGCTGCAGGCGGCCGGCAGCGTCCGCAAG GGCTGTGACCCACTGGCACAGACACAGCGAGGCCGCCCGCAGAGCCGCAGGGCCCGGATCCACCAGCAGATCAACAAGGAGCTGCGGATGCGGACAGGCGCTGAGAACCTCTACAG AGCCACCAGCAACGCCCGGGTCAGGGAGACGGTGGCGCTAGAGCTGAGCTACGTCAACTCCAGCCTGCAGCTGctgaaggaggagctggaggaactCAATAGCAATGTGGACGTGGACCGGCCTGAGag CGAAGGTATTACTGTCCCCATGATCCCCCTGGGGCTGAAGGAGACCAAGGAGCTGGACTGGTCCACACCCCTGAAG GAGCTGATCTCGGGGCACTTTGGAGAGGATGGCACCTCCTACGAGGCCGAAATCAGGGAGCTGGAGGACCTGCGGCAG GCCATGCGGACACCCAGCCGGAGCGAGGCGGGCCTGGAGCTCCTCATGGCCTACTACAACCAGCTCTGCTTCCTGGACGCGCGCTTCGTGGCCCCTGCCAGGAGCCTCGCGCTGCTCTTCCACTG GTACGACTCACTCACGGGGGTCCCAGCCCAGCAGCGGGCCCTGGCCTTCGAGAAGGGCAGCGTGCTCTTCAACATCGGTGCCCTCCACACCCAGATTGGGGCTCGCCAGGACCGCTCCTGTCCCGAGGGCACCAGCCGTGCGGCAGAGGCCTTTCGGAGGGCTGCTG GGGCCTTCAGTCTGCTGAGGGAGAACTTCTCCCGTGCGCCGAGCCCCGACATGAGCCCTGCCTCGCTCTCCATGCTGGAGCAGCTCATGACCGCCCAGGCCCAGGAGTGTGTCTTTGAGGGCCTCTTGCTGCCGGCCCCTACCGCCCCCCACAACTGCCTGGCCCAGCTGTACCTGGCTCAGGAGGCTGCCCAG GTGGCAGCTGAGTACGGGCTGGCACACGGGACCATGGCCCAGCCACCCATTCGCGACTACGTGCCCTTCCCCTGGACCACCCTGGTGCGCGTCAAGGCCGAGTACTTCCGCGCCCTAGCCCACTACCACGCAGCCGTGGCCCTCTGTGATGGCCCCC TGGCAGCTGAGGAGTTCCCGGCACTCGAGCAGGTCTTCCTAGGGCTTCCAGCCTCAGCTGAGCCGCAGGGACCCGCGCTGCTGCAGGAACCGGAGGAGCGGAGGAAGCTCG GCAAGGCCCACCTGAAGCGCGCCATCCTCGGCCAGGAGGAGGCGCTGCGGCTGCACGCGGTGTGCCGTGCCCTGCGCAGGGTGGACCTGCTGCAGGCGGTGCTGGTCCAGGCGCTGCAGCGCTCGCTGGCCAAGTACTCGGAGCTCGACCTCGAGGATGACTTTTTCGAGGCCACCGAGGCCCCTGACATCCTGC CCAAGACACATAAGAGGCCGGAGATCAGGGCTCCCAGCTTCTCCCGGGTGAAAGTGGCTGACATCTTCCACCGGCTG GGGCCCCTGTCCGTGTTCTCCGCCAAGAACCGCTGGCGGCTAGTGGGGCCCATCCACGTGACCCGAGGAGAAGGTGGCTTTGGCTTCACGCTGAGGGGAGACTCGCCCGTCCTCATCGCTGCCGTCGTTCCAGGGGGCAGAGCTGCG GCGGCTGGCCTACAGGAGGGCGACTACATTGTGTCCGTGAACGGGCAGCCGTGCAAGTGGTGGAAGCATGCTGAGGTGGTGGCCCAGCTGAAGGGTGTGGGTGATGAGGGTGCCAGCCTGCAGGTGGTGACGCTGTTGCCCAGCGCTGAGCCACCTGGCACG GGGGACCGCCGGCCGGCCCTGGGGGGGCTTCTGAGGAGCCAGAAGGAGTGTGGCTGGGAGATGCCAGCACCTGCAcgagccagccccaggcccctccttGGCTGGGGCCGCAAGGCCAAGAGGGGCAAGACTGGAGAGAGGCTGtccccagccccacacccctGA